The following proteins are co-located in the Hyalangium gracile genome:
- the fni gene encoding type 2 isopentenyl-diphosphate Delta-isomerase codes for MGDQITANRKDAHLDLCATGDVEPAQNSTLLECVRLVHCAMPEMNVDDVDLSTPFVGKTLRYPLLVTGMTGGTERAGQVNRDLAQLAERHGLAFGVGSQRAMAESSARAVTYQVRDVAPTVALLGNIGLYQAVQMGVDGVRRLAEAIGADAMALHLNAGQELSQPEGDRDFRGGYAVVESLVKAFGERLLVKETGCGIGPEVARRLADLGVRNIDVSGLGGTSWVRVEQLRASGQLAQLGAEYSSWGIPTAAATASVRRAVGPEVRLVASGGIRTGLEVAKVLALGADLGGMALPLFRAQQEGGLEGADKALQVILAGLRQALVLTGSRSCAELRRKPVVMTGELKDWLAAL; via the coding sequence ATGGGTGATCAGATCACAGCCAACCGCAAGGATGCCCACCTCGATTTGTGTGCCACCGGAGATGTTGAGCCAGCGCAGAACAGCACTCTGTTGGAGTGCGTACGGCTGGTGCACTGCGCCATGCCGGAGATGAACGTCGACGACGTGGATCTCTCCACGCCCTTCGTCGGCAAGACGCTGCGCTACCCGCTGCTCGTCACGGGGATGACAGGGGGCACCGAGCGGGCAGGGCAGGTGAACCGGGATCTCGCCCAGCTGGCGGAGCGGCACGGCCTGGCCTTCGGCGTCGGCAGCCAGCGCGCCATGGCCGAGTCCAGCGCGCGCGCGGTGACCTATCAGGTCCGGGACGTGGCGCCCACGGTGGCCCTGCTGGGTAACATCGGCCTGTACCAGGCCGTGCAGATGGGCGTGGACGGGGTGCGGCGGCTGGCGGAGGCCATCGGCGCGGACGCCATGGCGCTGCACCTGAACGCCGGCCAGGAGCTCAGCCAGCCCGAGGGCGATCGCGACTTCCGCGGCGGCTACGCCGTGGTGGAGTCGCTGGTGAAGGCCTTCGGAGAGCGGCTGCTGGTGAAGGAGACCGGGTGCGGCATCGGCCCGGAGGTGGCGCGCCGGCTGGCCGATCTGGGCGTGCGCAACATCGACGTCTCCGGGCTGGGTGGCACCTCGTGGGTGCGCGTGGAGCAGCTGCGCGCCTCGGGCCAGCTCGCGCAGCTGGGCGCCGAGTATTCGAGCTGGGGCATTCCCACCGCCGCGGCCACGGCGTCAGTGCGTCGCGCCGTGGGCCCCGAGGTCCGCCTGGTGGCGTCGGGAGGCATCCGCACCGGGTTGGAGGTTGCCAAGGTGCTCGCGCTCGGCGCGGACCTGGGAGGCATGGCCCTGCCGCTGTTCCGAGCCCAGCAGGAGGGCGGGTTGGAGGGCGCCGACAAGGCCCTCCAGGTCATTCTCGCGGGGCTGCGCCAGGCGCTCGTCCTCACGGGCAGCAGAAGCTGCGCTGAACTCAGGCGCAAGCCGGTGGTGATGACGGGGGAGTTGAAGGATTGGCTCGCGGCACTGTAG